A single Marinitoga litoralis DNA region contains:
- the fliG gene encoding flagellar motor switch protein FliG — protein MADNSTTLTGLRKAAILIVLVGPERASKILKELNEEEVEMLTLEVANLGKISDQEKNSVLNEFFELMKVKEFIKEGGVDYAKKLLEEAFGPEQAIKIIENLVTNLQVKPFDFLKRIDITQITNVLQNEHPQTVALVLCYLPPAAAAQVIAGLPEDLQVDVVKRISIMDRATPDVVKEVEGRMKDRLSSFAAQPFSQVGGIETTAEIMNNIDRNVSKNIFDRLSESDPKLSEEIRKKMFVFEDILKLDDRTIQRILREVDTRDLTLSLKGASEELKSKILSNMSQRASQMIQEELEFMGPVRLKDVDEAQQRIVAIIRKLEETGEIIIAGGGGEELIV, from the coding sequence ATGGCTGATAACAGTACAACACTTACTGGATTAAGAAAAGCAGCTATTTTGATTGTTTTAGTTGGACCAGAAAGAGCTTCAAAAATATTAAAAGAATTAAATGAAGAAGAAGTTGAAATGCTTACTTTAGAAGTTGCTAATTTAGGTAAAATTTCTGATCAAGAAAAAAATTCTGTTTTAAATGAATTTTTTGAATTAATGAAAGTTAAAGAGTTTATTAAAGAAGGTGGCGTTGACTACGCTAAAAAATTACTTGAAGAAGCATTTGGTCCTGAACAAGCAATTAAAATTATTGAGAATCTTGTTACTAATTTACAAGTTAAACCATTTGACTTCTTAAAGAGAATAGATATTACTCAAATAACAAACGTACTACAAAACGAACACCCTCAAACTGTAGCTTTAGTATTATGTTATTTACCTCCGGCTGCTGCTGCACAGGTTATTGCAGGATTGCCAGAAGATTTACAAGTAGATGTTGTTAAAAGAATATCTATTATGGATAGAGCTACTCCTGATGTTGTTAAAGAGGTTGAAGGGCGTATGAAAGACAGATTATCATCATTTGCTGCTCAACCATTTAGTCAAGTTGGTGGTATTGAAACAACAGCTGAAATTATGAATAATATTGATAGAAATGTATCTAAAAACATTTTTGATAGATTATCTGAATCTGATCCTAAATTATCTGAAGAAATCAGAAAGAAAATGTTCGTATTTGAAGATATTCTTAAACTCGATGATAGGACAATTCAAAGAATCCTCAGGGAAGTTGATACTAGAGATTTAACATTATCATTAAAAGGTGCTTCAGAAGAATTAAAATCCAAGATTTTATCCAATATGTCCCAAAGAGCTAGTCAAATGATCCAAGAAGAATTAGAGTTTATGGGTCCTGTTAGATTAAAAGATGTAGATGAAGCACAACAAAGAATAGTTGCAATTATTAGAAAACTTGAAGAAACTGGTGAAATCATTATTGCTGGTGGAGGAGGAGAAGAATTAATTGTTTAA
- the fliI gene encoding flagellar protein export ATPase FliI, whose amino-acid sequence MNDYNTILENISKKLDSLDLFTLEGTVDRITGVVIESKGPDVSLGDLCAIYLKDGNVALCEVVGFVENKVLLMPFEDVHGLYVGAKVKKLNRKVSIGISQNLLGRVLDGIGRPIDGKPLYTDKFKSIYSPPPNPLIRNKIEEPLPVGVKAIDGLITLGKGQRIGIFAGSGVGKSTLLGMIARNTSADINVISLIGERGREVREFIERDLGEEGLKRSVVIVSTSDQPALMRTKALLSATTIAEFFRDMGYNVMLMVDSLTRWAMAQREIGLSIGEPPATRGYTPSVFAELPKILERAGNSDKGSITAIYTVLVEGDDFNEPISDTVRGIVDGHIILSRRLAESSHYPAIDVLASISRLMSSVVSSEHLEAAYNVRDIMATYNDAKDLIEVGAYKEGTNKKIDIAKREIYNINAFLKQSVFENPSFNEVVNQLIELSKKLSN is encoded by the coding sequence ATGAATGATTATAATACTATATTAGAAAATATTAGTAAAAAACTAGATTCTTTAGATTTATTTACTTTAGAAGGTACTGTTGATAGAATAACAGGGGTTGTTATAGAATCCAAGGGACCAGATGTGTCCCTTGGTGATTTGTGTGCCATATATTTAAAAGATGGTAATGTTGCATTATGTGAAGTTGTTGGTTTTGTTGAAAATAAAGTATTATTAATGCCATTTGAAGATGTACATGGACTATATGTTGGGGCTAAAGTTAAAAAATTAAATAGAAAGGTTTCTATTGGAATTTCTCAAAATTTATTAGGTAGAGTTTTAGATGGTATAGGAAGACCAATAGATGGAAAACCTTTATATACTGATAAATTTAAATCAATATATTCTCCACCACCCAATCCTTTAATTAGAAATAAAATTGAAGAACCTTTACCTGTTGGAGTTAAAGCTATTGATGGTTTAATAACTCTTGGAAAAGGTCAAAGAATTGGAATTTTTGCTGGTAGTGGTGTTGGAAAAAGTACATTATTAGGTATGATTGCTAGAAACACATCAGCAGACATTAATGTTATTTCACTAATTGGTGAGCGTGGTAGAGAAGTTAGGGAGTTTATAGAAAGAGATTTAGGAGAAGAAGGTCTTAAACGTTCTGTTGTTATAGTTTCTACATCAGATCAGCCTGCTTTAATGAGGACAAAAGCTTTACTTAGCGCGACTACAATAGCCGAGTTTTTTAGAGATATGGGATATAATGTTATGTTAATGGTTGATTCATTAACTCGTTGGGCTATGGCACAAAGAGAAATTGGTTTATCTATAGGAGAACCTCCTGCAACAAGAGGTTATACTCCAAGTGTTTTTGCTGAATTACCAAAAATATTAGAAAGAGCTGGTAATTCTGACAAAGGGAGTATTACTGCTATATATACTGTTCTTGTTGAAGGTGATGATTTTAATGAACCGATATCAGATACTGTTAGAGGTATTGTTGATGGACATATCATATTATCCAGAAGATTAGCAGAATCTTCTCATTATCCAGCTATTGATGTATTAGCTAGTATTAGTAGGTTAATGTCATCTGTAGTTTCTTCAGAACATTTAGAAGCTGCATATAATGTTAGAGACATTATGGCTACATATAATGACGCAAAGGATTTAATTGAAGTTGGTGCATACAAAGAGGGAACAAATAAGAAAATTGATATAGCTAAAAGAGAGATTTATAATATAAATGCTTTCTTAAAACAATCAGTATTTGAAAATCCTTCATTTAATGAAGTAGTTAATCAATTAATTGAACTATCAAAAAAATTGAGTAATTGA
- a CDS encoding transglycosylase SLT domain-containing protein yields MKKFFFLIFLFISFNLFAQKIDIYNKIFYKPGLHMELYTDSMFLNFEYILLLKYSYMNSSDLLKYVWAQDRTLIGGQMYVESSYYTHAISSSNAIGLLQLKPIVANDLGIDNLFDPIDNITGATIYHSYLYKILQSEKSQIAAYYQGPTSVLKNGINSAGLSYYNKVKKAQKNYKNTKVYSPILFGIQGNVSQNYLNLDTFQGLAYKTFEFYSTQNVEFIKNNINNFDINFGFLYFPKSNFALGSSFGTNNSFYLRTGYPWNQNIISLNTSKILDSYYLTLENKKGIWLKLYISDNLNIITGFSVFDIKFGVLFNSKYRIGVYMSL; encoded by the coding sequence GTGAAAAAGTTTTTTTTTCTAATTTTTCTGTTTATTTCATTTAATCTATTTGCTCAAAAAATTGATATATATAATAAGATATTCTATAAACCAGGATTACACATGGAGTTGTACACAGACTCCATGTTTTTGAATTTTGAGTATATATTATTATTAAAGTATTCATATATGAATTCTTCTGACTTATTAAAATATGTTTGGGCACAAGATAGAACATTAATTGGCGGTCAAATGTATGTAGAATCAAGTTATTATACTCATGCTATATCTTCTAGTAATGCTATTGGATTATTGCAATTAAAACCTATTGTCGCTAATGATTTAGGAATTGACAATTTATTTGATCCTATAGATAATATTACTGGAGCAACAATATACCATTCATATTTATATAAAATTTTGCAATCTGAAAAATCTCAAATTGCTGCATATTACCAAGGTCCCACTTCGGTATTAAAAAATGGAATTAATTCTGCTGGATTAAGCTATTATAATAAGGTTAAAAAAGCGCAAAAAAATTATAAAAATACTAAAGTTTATTCTCCTATATTATTTGGAATTCAAGGAAATGTATCGCAAAATTATTTGAATTTAGATACATTTCAAGGTTTAGCATATAAAACATTCGAATTTTATTCCACTCAAAATGTTGAATTTATAAAAAACAATATTAATAATTTTGATATTAATTTTGGATTTCTGTATTTTCCAAAATCTAACTTTGCATTAGGATCTTCATTTGGAACAAATAATAGTTTTTATCTTAGAACTGGTTATCCATGGAATCAAAATATTATTTCATTAAATACTTCAAAAATATTGGATTCATATTATTTAACTTTAGAGAATAAGAAAGGCATATGGTTAAAACTATATATATCTGATAATCTAAACATAATTACAGGATTTTCAGTTTTTGATATTAAATTCGGTGTATTATTTAATTCAAAATATAGAATTGGTGTATATATGAGTCTTTAG
- the fliF gene encoding flagellar basal-body MS-ring/collar protein FliF produces the protein MNIFQVIKDYWNNFSTNQKIMYSILLGTFILLLIFLLVLNLRPNYQVLISGVDEQQGGKIISKLEELNIPYKVGAGGSIQIPEKYNKYELWMKLALNGVLGNQVQGYELLQNQGFGATSYDKQVNYQIALEGELSKTISTMKGIQYARVHIVMPSRTFYTPADQSKPTASVLLFLEPGATIDTSQVKAIMDFVAGAVQNLDPNDVKVVDNNSRNLSAQVISEGNIADAATKFDLKRRIEEYYTEKIENNLQRVFGVGAIVVIPEVDLNWQKIEEESKKVQPVNKTSGIIVSQQSESEERTSSSGTSSVPGTDSNIPPFTTQTPDNQGNDIYKTSKSIVNYDFNEIYQKVTEDKNGEIANKSITVFIDLDKSPIPENETTKEQIRSAISTATGATPNNINILFTRFNKELESEYQNIIQQSQRAKTITVMIIISILIVIILILLIMGIITINKKRKTQKILSERKKKLEEAANRTIEELEPEHVEVSEEQKVFEKLANIADNNTDDVVEILKYWINQ, from the coding sequence ATGAATATTTTTCAAGTTATTAAAGATTATTGGAATAATTTTTCCACAAACCAAAAAATAATGTATTCTATATTATTAGGTACATTTATATTATTACTAATATTCTTATTAGTTTTAAACTTAAGACCAAATTATCAGGTCTTAATAAGTGGTGTTGACGAACAACAAGGTGGAAAAATTATTTCAAAATTAGAAGAATTAAATATTCCATATAAGGTTGGTGCTGGTGGCTCTATACAAATTCCAGAAAAATATAACAAATATGAATTATGGATGAAACTAGCATTAAATGGGGTGTTAGGAAATCAGGTTCAAGGATATGAGTTGCTTCAAAATCAAGGGTTTGGAGCAACTAGTTATGATAAACAGGTTAATTATCAAATTGCTCTTGAAGGTGAATTATCAAAAACAATTTCTACTATGAAAGGTATTCAATATGCTAGAGTACATATTGTGATGCCTTCAAGAACATTCTATACACCTGCAGATCAGTCTAAACCAACTGCTTCTGTATTATTATTTTTAGAGCCAGGTGCAACAATTGATACATCACAAGTAAAAGCAATTATGGATTTTGTAGCTGGAGCAGTTCAAAATTTAGATCCTAATGATGTTAAGGTTGTAGATAATAATTCTAGAAACCTTAGTGCACAAGTTATTTCAGAAGGAAATATCGCTGATGCTGCTACAAAATTTGATTTAAAAAGAAGAATAGAAGAATATTATACAGAAAAAATTGAAAATAATTTACAAAGAGTTTTTGGCGTTGGTGCAATCGTTGTTATTCCTGAAGTTGATTTAAATTGGCAAAAAATTGAAGAGGAATCTAAAAAGGTTCAACCTGTTAATAAAACGAGTGGAATAATTGTAAGTCAACAAAGTGAAAGTGAAGAAAGAACTTCTTCTTCTGGAACCTCAAGTGTCCCTGGTACAGATTCAAATATTCCACCATTTACAACACAAACACCAGATAATCAAGGAAATGATATATATAAAACATCTAAAAGTATTGTAAATTATGATTTTAATGAAATCTATCAAAAAGTTACCGAAGACAAAAATGGTGAAATTGCAAATAAATCTATTACTGTTTTTATTGATTTAGATAAATCTCCAATTCCTGAAAACGAAACAACTAAAGAACAAATTAGAAGTGCTATATCTACCGCCACTGGTGCAACTCCAAATAATATTAATATATTATTTACTAGATTTAATAAGGAATTAGAATCCGAATATCAAAATATTATTCAACAAAGTCAAAGAGCTAAAACTATTACAGTTATGATAATAATTTCTATATTAATAGTTATTATATTAATTTTATTGATTATGGGAATTATTACTATTAATAAGAAAAGAAAAACTCAAAAAATATTATCTGAAAGAAAGAAAAAACTTGAAGAAGCTGCTAATAGAACTATAGAAGAGTTAGAACCAGAACATGTTGAAGTATCAGAAGAACAAAAAGTTTTTGAAAAGCTTGCTAATATAGCTGACAATAATACCGATGATGTTGTTGAAATATTAAAATATTGGATTAATCAATAA